Proteins encoded by one window of Bacteroidota bacterium:
- a CDS encoding T9SS type A sorting domain-containing protein, with protein sequence MSLINYTMIRKDNKIILFVFLTISLFNYSQTCNQLGIQHQADIPSVCSTMVMTMIHDVQNRPYLYVANKEGGLTIYDISTISTPSLIASVLTKQIDTLDVMHLTQKGNYIYLATGNHFSNNQYSGMAIIDVTNPTTPIVTDSWKHTNKGGTGVIKVEGNYAYLGAMTNGLLILDVSNPSNISFVSQFIPTIHYPVSSPNPGLYNARGMEVKNDIVYLCYDAGGLRVINCVNKFSPKETGRFCNPALYVPLNLPRAYNNIVLKDTLAYLAVDYCGMEVISIADTSQMKLVGWWNPYNCPTNNWFTSPVHANEIALDTTLNLTYLSTGKSDLLIIDVTNPSQPDSCNFYGGSLNSIGTWGVSIHQNKIFLSYICTLGIPFSSNWTGIKILTYNSTNTSLLKNFTEYFSIYPNPSADFITIEQKTKSKNRPTIIKITNMLGKVVMEKIISGERETIDTRNWTQGLYNATINEYSTRIIIE encoded by the coding sequence ATGAGTTTAATCAATTACACCATGATTCGAAAAGACAATAAAATCATCTTATTTGTTTTTTTAACAATTAGCCTGTTTAATTATTCGCAAACCTGCAATCAACTTGGGATACAGCACCAAGCGGATATACCATCGGTATGCTCAACAATGGTTATGACCATGATTCATGATGTTCAAAACAGACCTTATTTGTATGTTGCAAATAAAGAAGGTGGGCTAACTATTTACGACATATCTACCATTTCCACTCCGTCATTAATTGCTTCGGTTCTCACAAAACAAATTGACACACTTGATGTAATGCACTTGACACAAAAAGGTAATTATATATACTTAGCTACAGGCAATCATTTTAGCAACAATCAATATTCCGGAATGGCTATCATTGATGTTACAAACCCTACAACTCCAATAGTTACCGATTCATGGAAGCATACAAATAAAGGAGGAACCGGAGTTATTAAAGTAGAAGGTAACTATGCTTACTTGGGAGCAATGACAAATGGACTATTAATTTTAGATGTTTCAAACCCATCAAACATTTCCTTTGTTTCTCAATTTATACCCACAATCCATTATCCTGTCTCTTCACCCAACCCTGGGTTATATAACGCCCGAGGAATGGAAGTAAAAAACGATATCGTATATTTGTGTTATGATGCAGGTGGACTCAGGGTAATTAACTGTGTCAACAAATTTTCCCCAAAAGAAACCGGACGATTTTGCAATCCGGCATTATATGTCCCACTTAACTTGCCAAGAGCATACAACAATATTGTATTAAAAGATACACTTGCTTATTTAGCTGTAGATTATTGTGGAATGGAGGTTATAAGCATTGCAGACACTTCGCAGATGAAGTTAGTGGGCTGGTGGAATCCCTATAACTGCCCAACCAACAACTGGTTTACTAGCCCTGTACATGCCAATGAAATTGCACTTGATACAACTTTGAATTTAACATATCTATCAACCGGCAAGTCTGATTTACTAATCATTGATGTTACCAACCCATCACAACCCGATTCTTGTAACTTTTATGGGGGTAGTTTAAACTCAATTGGTACATGGGGGGTAAGTATTCATCAAAATAAAATATTTCTATCCTACATATGCACGCTAGGAATTCCCTTTTCTTCTAATTGGACAGGTATAAAGATTCTAACGTACAACTCAACAAACACAAGCCTATTAAAAAATTTCACAGAGTACTTTTCAATCTATCCAAACCCTTCTGCAGATTTCATTACAATAGAACAAAAAACTAAAAGCAAAAACCGTCCTACCATTATAAAAATTACGAACATGTTAGGTAAGGTTGTTATGGAAAAAATAATTTCAGGAGAAAGAGAAACAATTGATACTCGAAATTGGACACAAGGACTATACAACGCTACCATAAACGAATACTCGACTAGAATAATAATAGAATAA
- a CDS encoding DUF1572 family protein: MEKGYLLNSISVFKTYQQLADKALAQISETEKIFWLPNKNSNSIAIIMKHMAGNMLSRWTDFLTTDGEKEWRNRDTEFEIDTHNKEELLLFWQKGWSVLFATLTSLNENDLEKIIFIRNEPHKVYEAINRQIAHYAYHVGQITFLAKMITDENWKTLSIAKGKSNEFNQLHHDSKRQ; this comes from the coding sequence ATGGAAAAAGGATATTTATTAAATAGCATTTCAGTTTTTAAAACCTACCAACAACTTGCTGATAAAGCATTGGCACAAATCTCTGAAACCGAAAAAATATTTTGGTTACCAAACAAAAACAGCAATAGCATTGCCATTATCATGAAACACATGGCGGGTAATATGCTATCGCGTTGGACCGATTTTTTAACCACGGATGGAGAAAAGGAATGGCGCAACAGAGATACAGAATTTGAAATTGATACTCACAACAAAGAGGAATTACTATTGTTTTGGCAAAAAGGTTGGAGCGTTCTATTTGCAACGCTTACAAGCCTAAACGAAAATGATTTAGAAAAAATAATTTTTATTCGAAACGAACCACATAAAGTGTACGAAGCTATTAACCGTCAAATTGCTCACTACGCGTACCACGTAGGACAAATTACTTTTCTTGCAAAAATGATTACTGACGAAAACTGGAAAACACTTTCGATTGCAAAAGGGAAATCAAATGAGTTTAATCAATTACACCATGATTCGAAAAGACAATAA
- a CDS encoding cation:dicarboxylase symporter family transporter gives MLVFIHLFVFAGILFLLYKKRNLTTFTFAFLIMGILFGYDFPTIAQELKIISDIFLKLIKTIIAPLLFSTLVVGIAGHSNLKQVGRIGIKSIIYFEIVTTFALIIGLAAINITKAGVGAPIPPDATLPENLVGKAQSAHDIILHIFPENIAKSIAEGQVLQIVVFSILFGVGMAMVKDEKKKPLLTVIESISEVMFKFTHLVMYLAPLAVFGAIAYTVGKYGLGVFENLIQLLLTLYGALVAFVLLILLPIALLVKVPIKKFIQAIEEPIMLAFATASSESALPSAMENLEKFGVPRKIVAFVLPTGYSFNLDGTTLYLSLASVFVAQAAGVDLSLSQQIIMVLTLMLTSKGVAGVPRASLVILSATVASFHLPPEPILIILGIDGLMDMGRTAVNVLGNCLATVVVAKWEKEM, from the coding sequence ATGCTAGTATTCATACATTTATTTGTTTTTGCAGGGATCCTATTTCTACTTTACAAAAAAAGAAACCTCACCACATTTACTTTTGCATTTCTAATCATGGGAATTTTGTTTGGGTACGATTTCCCAACAATAGCGCAAGAGCTGAAAATAATTAGCGACATTTTTCTAAAACTAATCAAAACAATTATAGCTCCTCTTCTTTTTAGTACACTGGTTGTGGGAATTGCGGGGCATTCTAATTTGAAACAAGTAGGTAGAATTGGAATCAAATCAATTATATATTTTGAAATAGTAACCACATTTGCTCTTATCATTGGACTTGCAGCTATTAATATTACCAAAGCGGGAGTTGGTGCACCTATTCCGCCCGATGCAACACTACCTGAAAATTTAGTTGGAAAAGCTCAATCTGCACACGATATAATTTTACATATATTCCCCGAAAACATTGCTAAATCTATCGCAGAAGGGCAGGTATTACAAATAGTAGTATTTAGTATATTATTTGGTGTTGGAATGGCAATGGTAAAGGATGAAAAGAAAAAGCCATTACTAACCGTGATAGAAAGTATTTCGGAAGTAATGTTCAAATTTACTCATTTGGTTATGTACTTGGCTCCCTTAGCCGTTTTTGGGGCTATTGCCTATACGGTAGGAAAGTATGGATTGGGGGTTTTTGAAAATTTGATACAATTGCTACTTACTCTCTATGGTGCATTAGTTGCGTTTGTTTTACTCATACTCTTGCCCATTGCTCTCTTAGTAAAAGTTCCCATCAAAAAATTTATACAAGCCATAGAAGAACCTATTATGCTTGCATTTGCTACGGCAAGCTCCGAATCGGCTTTGCCATCTGCCATGGAAAACTTAGAAAAATTTGGTGTGCCTCGAAAAATTGTTGCCTTTGTATTGCCCACCGGATATAGCTTTAACTTAGATGGAACAACTCTTTACCTTTCTCTTGCTTCGGTATTTGTGGCACAAGCAGCAGGAGTTGATTTAAGCTTATCGCAACAAATAATAATGGTGCTTACACTGATGCTCACCAGCAAAGGCGTAGCCGGTGTTCCGCGTGCATCTTTAGTAATTCTATCTGCAACAGTTGCTTCCTTTCATTTACCGCCAGAACCAATTTTAATTATTCTAGGAATTGACGGTTTAATGGATATGGGACGCACTGCAGTAAATGTATTGGGCAACTGCCTTGCAACTGTTGTGGTAGCGAAATGGGAAAAAGAGATGTAG